One window of Manihot esculenta cultivar AM560-2 chromosome 17, M.esculenta_v8, whole genome shotgun sequence genomic DNA carries:
- the LOC110604781 gene encoding metalloendoproteinase 1: protein MAFKTFSYCVLIAFLLSISIQSFLAQARALKSKNQDKFKSFQNLQGAGKGSTLKGLSEVKQYLKNLGYYPTEANLISDHFDEVMESSLKQYQEYYRLQVTGKLDSDTIKEMMIPRCGVPDKFNHRTREPNQNHNKPGKFHMTVSDYTFFPNMPKWRPSKYHLTYTFLSGEQVVDEKVLKSVCSKAFKKWSDVSQFTFKEASAGSTADIVIGFYSGDHGDGSPFDGPGGTLAHAFAPENGRFHYDADENWSTNPNVDEVDLETVAIHEIGHLLGLYHSQDENAIMYYIIPYGTIKRKLSQDDIDGIHALYPSV from the coding sequence ATGGCTTTTAAAACATTCTCCTATTGCGTCCTAATAGCCTTTCTCCTCTCCATTTCTATCCAATCCTTTTTAGCTCAGGCTAGAGCTTTGAAATCTAAAAACCAAGATAAATTCAAATCCTTTCAAAACCTACAAGGAGCTGGAAAAGGCTCAACACTTAAAGGTCTGAGTGAGGTGAAGCAATACTTGAAAAATTTAGGATACTATCCAACTGAAGCCAATCTTATCTCAGATCATTTTGATGAAGTTATGGAGTCTTCACTCAAACAATATCAAGAGTATTACCGTCTACAAGTCACCGGAAAGCTAGACTCCGATACCATAAAAGAAATGATGATTCCACGATGTGGAGTTCCTGATAAGTTTAACCACCGAACAAGGGAACCGAATCAAAACCATAACAAGCCTGGCAAATTTCATATGACAGTTTCCGACTACACCTTCTTTCCAAACATGCCGAAATGGCGACCTTCCAAGTACCACCTGACCTACACGTTTCTCTCCGGCGAGCAAGTCGTCGATGAGAAGGTGCTGAAGTCTGTTTGCTCCAAGGCATTCAAGAAATGGTCTGATGTCTCCCAGTTCACATTCAAGGAGGCGTCTGCTGGTTCAACAGCAGATATTGTTATAGGGTTTTACAGTGGAGATCATGGAGATGGCAGTCCTTTTGATGGGCCTGGAGGGACTCTAGCTCATGCTTTTGCACCAGAGAATGGAAGATTTCATTATGATGCAGATGAGAATTGGAGTACTAACCCTAATGTTGACGAAGTTGACTTggaaactgtggctattcatgAAATAGGTCATCTTCTTGGGCTATATCATAGTCAGGATGAGAATGCAATTATGTATTATATAATTCCTTATGGAACTATTAAGAGGAAGCTCAGTCAGGATGACATTGATGGCATTCATGCTCTCTACCCTTcggtataa